One part of the Streptomyces lydicus genome encodes these proteins:
- the ybaK gene encoding Cys-tRNA(Pro) deacylase: MAKKSRKSVGTPATVALTEAGVRFTTHSYEHDPAAASYGEEAAEALGVSPDQVFKTLLADVDGALTVAVVPVSGSLDLKALAAAVGGKRAAMADPAAAERSTGYVRGGISPLGQRKRLPTVVDASAEGRPTVCVSAGRRGLEVELSPADLVALTGARLAPIARP, encoded by the coding sequence TTGGCGAAGAAGTCCAGGAAGTCCGTCGGCACCCCCGCGACGGTCGCCCTCACCGAGGCGGGCGTCCGCTTCACCACCCACTCCTACGAGCACGACCCGGCCGCCGCCTCGTACGGCGAGGAGGCCGCCGAGGCGCTCGGCGTCTCGCCCGACCAGGTCTTCAAGACCTTGCTGGCCGACGTCGACGGGGCCCTGACGGTCGCGGTGGTGCCGGTGTCCGGGTCCCTGGACCTCAAGGCGCTGGCGGCCGCGGTGGGCGGCAAGCGCGCCGCGATGGCCGATCCGGCGGCGGCCGAGCGCAGCACGGGCTACGTCCGCGGCGGCATCTCACCGCTCGGGCAGCGCAAGCGGCTGCCGACGGTGGTGGACGCCTCGGCCGAGGGCCGGCCGACGGTGTGCGTCTCGGCGGGGCGGCGCGGGCTGGAGGTCGAGCTGTCGCCGGCGGACCTGGTGGCGCTGACGGGGGCGCGGCTGGCGCCCATCGCCCGGCCCTGA
- a CDS encoding LON peptidase substrate-binding domain-containing protein, producing MTSLRLPLFPLNSVLFPGLVLPLNVFEARYRAMMRDLSAASDDDRRFAVVAIRDGREVAPTAQGMPDATAPTAQGPAAGFGDDPVQAFHTVGCVADAATIREKSSAEDTGYEVLATGTTRFRLLSVDASGPYLTAELEELEEEPGAGAGALASGVVRAFRTYQKRLAWANERTLSSGQDLPADPSVLSYLVAAAAVLDVPAKQRLLEAPDTAARLAQELKLLRHESALLGKLPSLPAVDLTRQPTSPN from the coding sequence GTGACCTCCCTGCGCCTCCCCCTCTTCCCGTTGAACTCGGTGCTGTTCCCGGGACTCGTGCTCCCGCTGAACGTCTTCGAGGCGCGGTACCGGGCGATGATGCGCGATCTGAGCGCGGCGTCCGACGACGACCGCCGCTTCGCGGTGGTCGCCATCCGCGACGGCCGGGAGGTCGCGCCCACCGCGCAGGGCATGCCGGACGCCACCGCGCCGACCGCCCAGGGGCCCGCCGCGGGCTTCGGCGACGACCCGGTGCAGGCGTTCCACACCGTCGGCTGCGTCGCGGACGCGGCCACCATCAGGGAGAAGTCCTCCGCCGAGGACACCGGCTACGAGGTGCTGGCGACCGGCACCACCCGCTTCCGGCTGCTGTCGGTGGACGCCTCAGGGCCGTATCTGACGGCCGAGCTGGAGGAGCTGGAAGAGGAGCCGGGGGCGGGCGCGGGCGCGCTGGCCTCGGGTGTGGTGCGCGCCTTCCGTACCTATCAGAAGCGGCTGGCCTGGGCGAACGAGCGGACGCTGTCGAGCGGGCAGGACCTGCCGGCCGATCCGTCGGTGCTGTCGTACCTCGTCGCCGCGGCGGCCGTGCTGGACGTGCCCGCCAAGCAGCGACTGCTGGAGGCGCCGGACACCGCGGCCCGCCTCGCGCAGGAGCTGAAACTCCTTCGCCACGAGTCGGCCCTCCTCGGTAAGCTCCCGTCGCTGCCGGCCGTGGACCTGACCCGGCAGCCGACCAGCCCGAACTGA
- a CDS encoding oxidoreductase — protein MTELRDGDAPADLRLTSAEWSMWQAFRNGSTCDLHTGAPGRDDPHGQHLWGPERRVRARVVALLLLDGPPAQPGRVSALKLIGAYITDTLDVAGGTIKPFVELRDCRFEAEVVLPESRFTTLRMVNCALPRLEAARLHTEGDLHLPRCVVQSGIRLTDAHIGTDLMLNQTVVHKDRQGRSLMADGLTVAQDLQAEMLESYGELSLRGATVGVSLSLRGSHLSNPFGRRALNAPQLTVERTLYLTAAGLANSPFSSTVTPPYGISTTPPLGTRMQRFECEGGMRLDDGRFGDAVDLEHARFVMESDQELSLRRIQTPELRFLGERPQRGRVILSGARVVNLVDKSASWPGLGGLWMAGFAYETLIPRGHFPLAQRLQWVAAATPEYAPEPYEMLATSLRASGEDSDAREVLLAKQRRRRETLPLAAKAWGFLQDWTVAYGYRPGRAAVWMAILWAIGTLYFSASPPPPLKAGEAPPWNPYLYSLDLLLPVIDLNQDTAWKPGGTAQWVAAVLILAGWVLATTVAAGASRLLRRQ, from the coding sequence GTGACGGAGCTCAGGGACGGCGACGCGCCCGCCGACCTGCGACTGACCTCGGCGGAATGGAGCATGTGGCAGGCGTTCCGCAACGGCAGCACCTGCGACCTGCACACCGGCGCCCCCGGCCGCGACGATCCGCACGGGCAGCACCTGTGGGGCCCCGAGCGGCGGGTGCGGGCGCGGGTGGTGGCGCTGCTGCTGCTCGACGGGCCCCCGGCGCAGCCGGGCCGGGTGTCGGCGCTCAAGCTGATCGGCGCGTACATCACGGACACGCTGGACGTGGCGGGCGGCACGATCAAGCCATTCGTGGAACTGCGGGACTGCCGCTTCGAGGCGGAGGTGGTGCTTCCGGAGAGCCGGTTCACCACGCTGCGGATGGTGAACTGCGCGCTGCCGCGGCTGGAGGCGGCCCGCCTGCACACCGAGGGCGATCTCCATCTGCCGCGCTGCGTGGTGCAGTCCGGCATCCGGCTCACCGACGCGCACATCGGCACCGACCTGATGCTCAATCAGACGGTGGTGCACAAGGACCGGCAGGGCCGGTCCCTCATGGCGGACGGGCTGACCGTCGCCCAGGACCTCCAGGCCGAGATGCTGGAGTCGTACGGCGAGCTGTCGCTGCGCGGTGCCACCGTCGGCGTGTCGCTGAGCCTGCGCGGCAGCCACCTGAGCAACCCCTTCGGCCGCCGGGCACTGAACGCCCCGCAGCTGACCGTCGAGCGCACCCTCTACCTCACCGCCGCGGGCCTGGCGAACTCCCCCTTCTCCAGCACCGTCACTCCCCCGTACGGCATCTCCACCACGCCCCCGCTCGGCACCCGGATGCAGCGCTTCGAGTGCGAGGGCGGGATGCGGCTGGACGACGGGCGGTTCGGCGACGCCGTCGACCTGGAGCACGCGCGCTTCGTGATGGAGTCCGACCAGGAGCTGTCGCTGCGCCGGATACAGACGCCCGAGCTGCGGTTCCTCGGCGAGCGGCCGCAGCGCGGCCGGGTGATCCTCTCCGGCGCCCGGGTCGTCAACCTCGTCGACAAGTCGGCCAGCTGGCCCGGGCTCGGCGGTCTGTGGATGGCCGGCTTCGCGTACGAGACGCTGATCCCGCGCGGCCACTTCCCGCTCGCCCAGCGGCTGCAGTGGGTGGCCGCGGCGACCCCCGAGTACGCCCCCGAGCCGTACGAGATGCTGGCCACCTCGCTGCGCGCCAGCGGTGAGGACTCCGACGCCCGCGAGGTGCTGCTGGCCAAGCAGCGGCGGCGCCGCGAGACCCTGCCGCTCGCGGCGAAGGCGTGGGGCTTCCTCCAGGACTGGACGGTGGCGTACGGCTACCGCCCCGGACGGGCCGCGGTGTGGATGGCGATCCTCTGGGCGATCGGCACCCTCTACTTCTCCGCGTCCCCGCCCCCACCCCTCAAGGCGGGCGAGGCACCCCCCTGGAACCCGTACCTCTACTCCCTGGACCTGCTGCTCCCGGTCATCGACCTCAACCAGGACACCGCCTGGAAACCGGGCGGCACCGCGCAGTGGGTGGCGGCGGTCCTCATCCTGGCGGGCTGGGTCCTGGCCACAACGGTGGCAGCGGGCGCCTCCCGCCTGTTGCGGCGGCAGTGA
- the hisD gene encoding histidinol dehydrogenase, whose product MISRIDLRGDALPEGGALRDLLPRAEFDVEAALEKVRPICEDVRHRGTAALIDCARRFDGVEIERVRVPAEALRGALDALDPAVRAALEESIRRARIVHREQRRTDVTTKVVPGGTVTERWVPVERVGLYVPGGRSVYPSSVVMNVVPAQEAGVASLAVTSPPQKDFGGLPHPTILATCALLGVDEVYAAGGAQAIAMFAYGTDECLPANLVTGPGNIYVAAAKRLLKGRIGIDSEAGPTEIAILADDTADPVHLAADLISQAEHDPMAAAVLVTDSVELAEKTEKELEPQIAATRHVDDRIVPALSGRQSAVVLVDGIDEGLRVVDAYGAEHLEIQTADAPAVAARVRNAGAVFVGPYAPVSLGDYCAGSNHVLPTGGCACHSSGLSVQSFLRGIHVVDYTRDALAEVAHHVVTLAEAEDLPAHGAAIKARFDWKVPGSK is encoded by the coding sequence GTGATCTCCCGAATCGATCTGCGCGGTGACGCCCTCCCCGAGGGTGGCGCCCTGCGTGACCTGCTGCCCCGTGCCGAGTTCGACGTGGAAGCCGCCCTGGAGAAGGTGCGGCCCATCTGCGAGGACGTACGCCATCGCGGCACCGCGGCGCTGATCGACTGCGCGCGACGGTTCGACGGCGTCGAGATCGAGCGGGTGCGGGTGCCCGCGGAGGCCCTGCGCGGCGCCCTCGACGCGCTGGACCCGGCGGTGCGCGCCGCCCTGGAGGAGTCCATCCGGCGCGCCCGGATCGTCCACCGCGAGCAGCGCCGCACGGACGTCACCACCAAGGTCGTCCCCGGCGGCACGGTCACCGAGCGCTGGGTCCCGGTCGAGCGGGTGGGGCTCTACGTCCCCGGTGGCCGCTCGGTCTACCCCTCGTCCGTCGTCATGAACGTCGTCCCCGCCCAGGAGGCCGGCGTCGCGTCGCTCGCCGTCACCTCCCCGCCGCAGAAGGACTTCGGCGGCCTGCCGCACCCCACGATCCTGGCGACCTGCGCCCTGCTGGGCGTGGACGAGGTCTACGCCGCCGGCGGCGCCCAGGCCATCGCGATGTTCGCGTACGGCACCGACGAGTGCCTGCCCGCCAACCTCGTCACCGGCCCCGGCAACATCTACGTCGCCGCCGCCAAGCGCCTGCTCAAGGGCCGGATCGGCATCGACTCCGAGGCCGGGCCCACCGAGATCGCGATCCTCGCCGACGACACCGCCGACCCGGTGCACCTCGCCGCGGACCTGATCAGCCAGGCCGAGCACGACCCGATGGCCGCCGCGGTCCTGGTCACCGACTCCGTCGAGCTGGCCGAGAAGACCGAGAAGGAGCTGGAGCCGCAGATCGCGGCCACCCGGCACGTCGACGACCGGATCGTCCCGGCGCTCTCCGGCCGGCAGTCGGCCGTCGTCCTCGTCGACGGCATCGACGAGGGCCTGCGCGTCGTGGACGCGTACGGCGCCGAGCACCTGGAGATCCAGACCGCCGACGCCCCGGCCGTCGCCGCCCGGGTGCGCAACGCCGGTGCGGTCTTCGTCGGCCCGTACGCCCCGGTCTCGCTGGGCGACTACTGCGCGGGGTCCAACCACGTGCTGCCCACCGGGGGCTGTGCCTGCCACTCCTCCGGCCTGTCCGTGCAGTCCTTCCTGCGCGGCATCCACGTCGTGGACTACACCCGCGACGCGCTGGCCGAGGTCGCCCACCACGTGGTGACCCTCGCCGAGGCCGAGGACCTCCCGGCGCACGGCGCGGCGATCAAGGCACGGTTCGACTGGAAGGTTCCCGGCAGCAAGTGA
- a CDS encoding histidinol-phosphate transaminase: protein MTGIDDLPIRDELRGKSPYGAPQLDVPVRLNTNENPYPLPEPLVRRIGERVTEAARELNRYPDRDAVELRTELARYLSRTGGHTVTKEQVWAANGSNEVIQQLLQTFGGPDRTALGFEPSYSMHGLISRGTGTGWISGPRADDFTLDVEAAKAAIAAHRPDVLFICSPNNPTGTAVEADTVLALYEAAQAAAPGPAGALVVLDEAYGEFSHRPSLLPLIEGRPNLVVSRTMSKAFGAAGLRLGYLAADPAVVDAVQLVRLPYHLSSVTQATALAALEHTDTLLKYVEQLKTERDRLVTELRTIGCEVTPSDANFVQFGRFEDSHAAWQAILDQGVLVRDNGVPGWLRVTAGTPAENDAFLDAVRAVLKESKR, encoded by the coding sequence GTGACCGGCATCGACGATCTCCCCATCCGGGACGAGCTGCGCGGCAAGTCCCCGTACGGCGCCCCGCAACTCGACGTGCCCGTGCGCCTGAACACCAACGAGAACCCCTACCCGCTGCCCGAGCCGCTGGTCCGGCGGATCGGCGAGCGGGTCACCGAGGCGGCCCGCGAGCTCAACCGCTACCCCGACCGGGACGCGGTCGAGCTGCGCACCGAGCTGGCCCGCTACCTCAGCCGCACCGGCGGCCACACGGTCACCAAGGAGCAGGTCTGGGCGGCCAACGGCTCCAACGAGGTCATCCAGCAGCTGCTGCAGACCTTCGGCGGACCGGACCGCACCGCCCTCGGCTTCGAGCCGTCGTACTCGATGCACGGGCTGATCTCGCGCGGTACGGGCACCGGCTGGATCTCCGGCCCGCGCGCCGACGACTTCACCCTCGACGTCGAGGCGGCGAAGGCGGCCATCGCCGCGCACCGCCCCGATGTGCTCTTCATCTGCTCGCCCAACAACCCCACCGGCACCGCCGTCGAGGCGGACACGGTGCTCGCCCTGTACGAGGCCGCGCAGGCCGCCGCGCCCGGCCCCGCCGGGGCGCTGGTGGTGCTCGACGAGGCGTACGGCGAGTTCAGCCACCGCCCCTCGCTGCTGCCGCTGATCGAGGGCCGCCCCAACCTGGTGGTCTCCCGGACGATGTCCAAGGCGTTCGGCGCCGCCGGGCTGCGGCTGGGCTATCTCGCCGCCGACCCCGCCGTGGTCGACGCCGTCCAGCTCGTCCGGCTGCCGTACCACCTCTCGTCCGTCACCCAGGCCACCGCGCTGGCCGCGCTGGAGCACACCGATACCCTGCTGAAGTACGTCGAGCAGCTCAAGACCGAGCGGGACCGCCTGGTCACCGAGTTGCGGACGATCGGCTGCGAGGTCACCCCCTCCGACGCCAACTTCGTGCAGTTCGGCCGCTTCGAGGACTCCCACGCCGCCTGGCAGGCGATCCTCGACCAGGGCGTGCTGGTCCGTGACAACGGCGTACCGGGCTGGCTGCGGGTCACCGCCGGCACCCCGGCCGAGAACGACGCGTTCCTCGACGCGGTTCGTGCAGTACTGAAGGAGAGCAAGCGATGA
- the hisB gene encoding imidazoleglycerol-phosphate dehydratase HisB — protein sequence MTRVGRVERTTKETSVLVEIDLDGRGEVEVSTGVGFYDHMLDQLGRHGLFDLKVKTDGDLHIDTHHTIEDTALALGAAFKQALGDKTGIYRFGNCTVPLDESLAQVTVDLSGRPYLVHTEPENMAPMIGTYDTTMTRHIFESFVAQAQIALHIHVPYGRNAHHIVECQFKALARALRYASERDPRAAGIIPSTKGAL from the coding sequence ATGACCCGCGTAGGACGCGTGGAGCGCACCACGAAGGAAACGTCCGTGCTCGTCGAGATCGATCTCGACGGCCGGGGCGAGGTGGAGGTATCGACCGGAGTCGGCTTCTACGACCACATGCTCGACCAGCTCGGCCGGCACGGCCTGTTCGACCTCAAGGTCAAGACCGACGGCGACCTGCACATCGACACCCACCACACCATCGAGGACACCGCCCTCGCGCTGGGTGCCGCCTTCAAGCAGGCGCTCGGCGACAAGACCGGCATCTACCGCTTCGGCAACTGCACCGTCCCGCTGGACGAGTCGCTCGCCCAGGTGACCGTCGACCTCTCCGGCCGCCCCTACCTGGTGCACACCGAGCCGGAGAACATGGCGCCGATGATCGGCACCTACGACACGACGATGACCCGGCACATCTTCGAGTCCTTCGTCGCGCAGGCCCAGATAGCGCTGCACATCCACGTCCCGTACGGGCGCAACGCCCACCACATCGTGGAGTGCCAGTTCAAGGCGCTGGCCCGGGCGCTGCGCTACGCCAGCGAGCGCGACCCCCGCGCGGCCGGCATCATCCCCTCCACGAAGGGCGCGCTGTGA
- the hisH gene encoding imidazole glycerol phosphate synthase subunit HisH, with product MELTTAPRKKVVVLDYGFGNVRSAERALAHVGAEVEITRDYDRAMAAEGLLVPGVGAFAACMRGLKEARGDWIIGRRLAGGRPVMGICVGMQILFGRGIEHGVETEGLDEWPGTVGPLKADVVPHMGWNTVDAAEGSALFAGLPADARYYFVHSYAVHDWELETSNPHMAAPKVTWATHGRPFVAAVENGPLWATQFHPEKSGDAGAQLLTNWINTL from the coding sequence CTGGAGTTGACCACCGCACCCCGTAAGAAGGTCGTCGTCCTCGACTACGGCTTCGGCAACGTCCGGTCCGCCGAGCGCGCCCTGGCGCACGTCGGCGCCGAGGTGGAGATCACCCGGGACTACGACCGGGCGATGGCCGCCGAGGGCCTGCTGGTCCCCGGCGTCGGGGCCTTCGCCGCCTGCATGCGCGGCCTGAAGGAGGCCCGCGGCGACTGGATCATCGGCCGCCGGCTGGCCGGCGGACGCCCGGTCATGGGCATCTGCGTCGGCATGCAGATCCTCTTCGGCCGGGGCATCGAGCACGGCGTGGAGACCGAGGGCCTCGACGAGTGGCCCGGCACGGTCGGCCCGCTCAAGGCGGACGTCGTTCCGCACATGGGCTGGAACACCGTCGACGCCGCCGAGGGCTCCGCGCTCTTCGCCGGTCTGCCCGCCGACGCCCGCTACTACTTCGTGCACTCCTACGCGGTGCACGACTGGGAGCTGGAGACCTCCAACCCGCACATGGCCGCGCCGAAGGTCACCTGGGCCACCCACGGCCGGCCGTTCGTGGCCGCGGTCGAGAACGGCCCGCTGTGGGCCACCCAGTTCCACCCCGAGAAGTCCGGCGACGCCGGCGCCCAGCTCCTGACCAACTGGATCAACACCCTGTGA
- the priA gene encoding bifunctional 1-(5-phosphoribosyl)-5-((5-phosphoribosylamino)methylideneamino)imidazole-4-carboxamide isomerase/phosphoribosylanthranilate isomerase PriA, with protein MPKLELLPAVDVRDGQAVRLVHGESGSETSYGDPLEAALAWQRAGAEWLHLVDLDAAFGTGDNRAQIAEVARSMDIKVELSGGIRDDDTLAAALATGCRRVNLGTAALETPEWVAKVIAEHGDQIAVGLDVRGTTLRGRGWTRDGGDLYETLARLDSEGCARYVVTDINKDGTLQGPNLELLRNVCAATDRPVVASGGVSSLDDLRALATLVPEGVEGAIVGKALYAKAFTLEEALEAVSS; from the coding sequence ATGCCGAAGCTCGAACTCCTCCCCGCCGTCGACGTCCGCGACGGCCAGGCCGTCCGCCTCGTCCACGGCGAGTCCGGCTCCGAGACCTCCTACGGCGACCCGCTGGAGGCGGCCCTCGCCTGGCAGCGGGCCGGCGCCGAATGGCTGCACCTCGTGGACCTCGACGCCGCCTTCGGCACCGGCGACAACCGCGCGCAGATCGCCGAGGTCGCCCGGTCCATGGACATCAAGGTGGAGCTGTCCGGCGGCATCCGCGACGACGACACCCTCGCCGCCGCACTCGCCACCGGCTGCCGCCGCGTGAACCTCGGCACCGCCGCGCTGGAGACCCCCGAGTGGGTCGCCAAGGTCATCGCCGAGCACGGCGACCAGATCGCGGTCGGCCTGGACGTGCGCGGTACGACGCTGCGCGGCCGCGGCTGGACCCGCGACGGCGGCGACCTCTACGAGACGCTGGCCCGCCTGGACTCCGAGGGCTGCGCCCGCTACGTCGTCACCGACATCAACAAGGACGGCACCCTCCAGGGCCCCAACCTGGAGCTGCTCAGGAACGTCTGCGCCGCCACCGACCGCCCGGTCGTCGCCTCCGGCGGTGTCTCCTCGCTCGACGACCTGCGGGCGCTGGCCACGCTGGTGCCGGAGGGCGTCGAGGGCGCGATCGTCGGCAAGGCGCTCTACGCCAAGGCGTTCACGCTGGAAGAGGCGCTGGAGGCCGTCTCCTCATGA
- a CDS encoding Rid family hydrolase has protein sequence MSVGVRRVTSAEPGAEDPWADAFGRSRAVELPNGLVLVSGCCSVIDGQVADGGPYEQAVTAFGVALAVLKEAGLGRDDVVRTRMYLTHARDVDEVGRAHKELFDAVRPAASMIIVSGFVDPRLVVEVEVEAYRKAPQP, from the coding sequence ATGAGCGTCGGCGTACGGCGCGTCACCTCCGCGGAGCCGGGGGCCGAGGACCCCTGGGCGGACGCCTTCGGCCGCTCCCGGGCGGTGGAACTCCCCAACGGCCTGGTGCTGGTCTCCGGCTGCTGCTCCGTCATCGACGGACAGGTCGCCGACGGGGGCCCGTACGAGCAGGCGGTCACCGCCTTCGGCGTCGCGCTGGCGGTGCTGAAGGAGGCCGGCCTCGGCCGTGACGACGTCGTGCGCACCCGGATGTACCTGACCCATGCGCGGGACGTCGACGAGGTCGGGCGTGCCCACAAGGAACTGTTCGACGCCGTCCGCCCCGCCGCATCCATGATCATCGTCTCCGGCTTCGTGGACCCGCGCCTGGTCGTCGAGGTAGAGGTCGAGGCGTACAGAAAGGCCCCCCAGCCATGA
- the hisF gene encoding imidazole glycerol phosphate synthase subunit HisF gives MTLAVRVIPCLDVDNGRVVKGVNFQNLRDAGDPVEMAKVYGDEGADELTFLDITASSGNRETTYDVVRRTAEQVFIPLTVGGGVRTPEDVDKLLRAGADKVGVNTAAIARPEVIREIAERFGSQVLVLSVDARRTDAGTPSGYEVTTHGGRRGTGIDAVEWAHRAAELGAGEILLNSMDADGTKDGYDVEMIEAVRKHVTVPVIASGGAGRLADFAPAVAAGADAVLAASVFHFGDLRISEVKGALREAGHPVR, from the coding sequence ATGACACTGGCCGTACGAGTCATCCCCTGCCTGGACGTCGACAACGGCCGGGTCGTCAAGGGCGTCAACTTCCAGAACCTGCGGGACGCGGGCGACCCCGTCGAGATGGCGAAGGTCTACGGGGACGAGGGCGCCGACGAGCTGACGTTCCTCGACATCACCGCTTCCTCCGGCAACCGCGAGACCACCTACGACGTGGTGCGCCGCACCGCCGAACAGGTCTTCATCCCGCTCACCGTCGGCGGCGGCGTGCGCACCCCCGAGGACGTCGACAAGCTGCTGCGGGCCGGCGCCGACAAGGTCGGCGTCAACACCGCGGCGATCGCCCGCCCCGAGGTGATCCGCGAGATCGCCGAGCGGTTCGGCAGCCAGGTCCTGGTCCTCTCCGTCGACGCCCGCCGCACCGACGCCGGGACCCCGTCCGGGTACGAGGTCACCACCCACGGCGGCCGCCGCGGCACCGGCATCGACGCCGTCGAATGGGCCCACCGCGCCGCCGAGCTGGGCGCCGGCGAGATCCTGCTGAACTCCATGGACGCCGACGGCACCAAGGACGGCTACGACGTCGAGATGATCGAGGCGGTGCGCAAGCACGTCACCGTCCCGGTGATCGCCTCCGGCGGCGCCGGCAGGCTCGCCGACTTCGCCCCGGCGGTCGCCGCGGGCGCCGACGCGGTGCTGGCCGCCTCCGTCTTCCACTTCGGCGACCTGCGGATCTCCGAGGTCAAGGGCGCCCTGCGGGAGGCGGGGCACCCGGTCCGCTGA
- a CDS encoding succinate dehydrogenase/fumarate reductase iron-sulfur subunit, with translation MRLTLRVWRQQNAGAEGAMSTYEVDGVSSDMSFLEMLDTLNEELILKGEDPVAFDHDCREGICGACSLVINGEAHGPERTTTCQLHMRSFEDGDTIDVEPWRAAAFPVVKDLVVDRSAFDRIIQAGGYITAPTGAAPDAHATPVPKPDADSAFEHAECIGCGACVAACPNGAAMLFTSAKVNHLNVLPQGAPERESRVLGMVAQMDEEGFGGCTLAGECATACPKGIPLFSITKMNREFVRAARRGR, from the coding sequence ATGAGGCTCACCCTGCGCGTCTGGCGCCAGCAGAACGCCGGCGCCGAAGGCGCCATGTCCACGTACGAGGTGGACGGCGTCTCCTCCGACATGTCCTTCCTGGAGATGCTCGACACCCTCAACGAGGAGCTGATCCTCAAGGGCGAGGACCCGGTCGCCTTCGACCACGACTGCCGGGAGGGGATCTGCGGAGCCTGCTCGCTGGTCATCAACGGCGAGGCGCACGGCCCCGAGCGGACCACCACCTGCCAGCTGCACATGCGGTCCTTCGAGGACGGCGACACCATCGACGTCGAGCCCTGGCGGGCCGCGGCCTTCCCCGTCGTCAAGGACCTGGTCGTCGACCGCTCCGCCTTCGACCGGATCATCCAGGCCGGCGGCTACATCACCGCCCCGACGGGCGCCGCACCGGACGCCCACGCCACCCCCGTACCCAAGCCGGACGCGGACTCCGCCTTCGAGCACGCCGAGTGCATCGGCTGCGGGGCGTGCGTGGCGGCCTGCCCCAACGGCGCGGCGATGCTCTTCACCTCCGCCAAGGTCAACCACCTCAACGTGCTGCCGCAGGGCGCCCCCGAGCGCGAGAGCCGGGTGCTCGGCATGGTGGCGCAGATGGACGAGGAGGGCTTCGGCGGCTGCACCCTCGCCGGTGAGTGCGCCACCGCCTGCCCCAAGGGCATCCCGCTGTTCAGCATCACGAAGATGAACCGGGAGTTCGTCCGGGCGGCCCGCAGGGGCCGCTGA